From one Zhongshania sp. R06B22 genomic stretch:
- a CDS encoding wax ester/triacylglycerol synthase family O-acyltransferase, giving the protein MAKLSIMDLGFFLTETDASPKHVGGLLMFSKPTAAADDYVEKLVDEYACNIDEIRAPFNQIIQFSVFKAPSWECDKNFDISKHVFYHTIEGDDFRDGLYDLIGELHSVRMDRSRPMWEMHVIQGIDDKRFALYTKLHHAYADGVTMSSWLVNSLSESARTKSVTPIWSVLPHKRRQSTADSISVMKVLTQLGGRYTDYIKAFTGLSKLSAQLALETLNLTKNAVAVPFRANSSTPLTGQVSAGRQIATAAVDMERVHRLRKLTRSTLNHIALTCIDGALHRYLQDCGTDINEPITIQMPVNLRKSGDDSLGNKIGIVLVELASKTTDPYERLREIGFTLRNVRYQIDGVPPASVMAYTVLLGGVSLIAEALKLGDVLPPLGNTLVSNVPGPAKALYLKGAKLEEMYPISALTPSNHLNITLYSYDGRLQFGLVATTAMPNLNVLGDYIHDAFDDLEKAVSPSLLANTKK; this is encoded by the coding sequence ATGGCAAAACTTTCGATAATGGATTTAGGCTTTTTTCTGACTGAGACTGACGCAAGCCCCAAACATGTGGGTGGCCTGCTTATGTTTAGCAAGCCCACAGCGGCAGCGGACGACTATGTTGAAAAGCTGGTTGACGAGTATGCCTGCAACATTGATGAAATCCGCGCTCCCTTCAATCAAATCATTCAGTTTTCCGTCTTTAAAGCACCGAGCTGGGAATGTGACAAAAACTTTGATATCAGCAAGCATGTTTTTTATCACACTATAGAAGGTGATGACTTTCGCGACGGTCTTTATGACTTAATTGGTGAGTTACACAGTGTCCGTATGGATCGCAGCCGACCCATGTGGGAAATGCATGTTATTCAAGGTATTGATGACAAGCGTTTCGCACTGTACACCAAGCTGCACCATGCTTATGCCGATGGCGTGACCATGTCATCGTGGCTGGTGAATAGCCTAAGTGAATCTGCGCGAACAAAATCTGTAACACCGATATGGTCAGTTTTACCGCATAAACGCAGGCAAAGTACCGCTGACAGTATCTCAGTCATGAAGGTATTAACGCAGCTCGGCGGCCGCTACACCGATTATATAAAAGCATTTACAGGCCTCAGTAAGCTCAGCGCGCAGCTCGCTTTAGAAACTTTAAACCTAACAAAAAATGCGGTTGCCGTGCCGTTCAGAGCCAATAGTTCCACCCCGCTAACAGGGCAAGTCAGTGCCGGGCGTCAAATCGCCACTGCAGCTGTTGATATGGAGCGAGTGCATCGTCTGCGCAAACTCACTAGATCTACTCTCAATCACATAGCCTTAACGTGTATCGACGGCGCACTGCATCGCTACCTGCAAGATTGCGGAACCGACATCAACGAACCCATCACTATTCAAATGCCGGTGAATTTGCGTAAAAGTGGCGATGATAGCTTGGGTAATAAAATTGGCATAGTGCTTGTCGAACTCGCTAGTAAAACCACCGACCCCTATGAAAGATTGCGTGAAATAGGCTTTACGCTCCGCAATGTACGCTATCAAATTGATGGCGTACCACCGGCATCAGTGATGGCGTATACCGTTCTGCTCGGCGGTGTATCACTGATTGCTGAAGCCCTGAAACTGGGCGACGTACTGCCACCACTAGGTAACACTTTAGTGTCAAATGTACCGGGGCCTGCTAAGGCACTTTACTTAAAAGGAGCAAAACTTGAAGAAATGTACCCGATTAGCGCCTTAACACCGAGCAACCATCTAAATATTACGCTATACAGTTATGACGGCCGTTTACAGTTCGGCTTGGTGGCCACCACTGCCATGCCAAACCTCAATGTTCTTGGCGACTATATACACGATGCATTTGACGACCTAGAAAAGGCCGTTTCTCCATCTTTATTAGCTAACACGAAAAAATAA
- a CDS encoding SDR family oxidoreductase, whose amino-acid sequence MSYFVTGGTGFIGSALIERLAKRKGTIYLLVRRGSKQKYKDLLEKSGLSSDRLVAINGDLSKPRLGISPKDMTTLKGSVKHFYHLAAIYDLKADAASQEIANVEGTRNAIAAAEAMDAKCFNLASSIAAAGLYRGTFREDMFEEAKGLEHAYFRTKHVSEGLVRNECKIPYRIYRPALVVGDSKTGQIDKIDGPYYFFKLLQRLRNRIPQWVPLIGIEGGQMNIVPVDYVADAMDFLSHKAGLDGRCFHLVNTESQLVGEVLNIFSKAAHAPRFAMRIDMRMFAFIPASILNLVKGLPPVRRIINAILADYQIPQDAVSFMNMPTRFDTRETLKALKGSGIAPPALEDYAHVIWDYWERNLDPDLFEDRSLRGNVKDKVIVITGASSGIGKAAAIKLAAAGGKVVLVARSLEKLEETQKEIADKGGSSYAYSCDVSDLESCDKLVATVLENHGQVDVLVNNAGRSIRRSLELTFDRFHDFERTMQLNYFGAIRLIMGLAPSMLERKVGHVINISSIAVIVGTSPRFSAYAASKSALDAFSKAAAAEFSDRNIAFTTINMPLVRTPMIGPTSIYNSVPTLSPEEAADMICSAIIRRPKRIATGLGITMQVLNAIMPKAVEITMNMVFRTFPDSSAAKGDGEEIKTEASTEQIALAAVLKGIHV is encoded by the coding sequence ATGAGTTATTTTGTCACTGGCGGTACCGGATTTATCGGTAGCGCCCTAATCGAACGTCTCGCCAAGCGCAAAGGCACTATCTACCTCCTAGTGCGCCGCGGTTCAAAACAAAAATACAAAGATCTTCTTGAAAAGAGCGGACTTAGTTCAGACCGCCTAGTGGCGATAAATGGTGATCTATCCAAACCGCGCCTCGGTATTAGCCCCAAAGATATGACAACCCTTAAGGGTTCGGTAAAACACTTCTACCACCTTGCTGCGATTTACGATCTAAAAGCTGACGCGGCGAGCCAAGAGATTGCCAATGTAGAAGGCACTAGAAACGCCATCGCCGCCGCCGAAGCCATGGATGCCAAATGCTTTAACCTAGCTAGCTCTATTGCTGCAGCGGGCTTGTATCGCGGCACCTTCCGTGAAGATATGTTTGAAGAGGCCAAAGGCCTAGAGCACGCGTATTTCCGCACCAAGCATGTCTCAGAGGGTTTAGTGCGTAACGAATGCAAAATACCCTACCGCATATACCGCCCAGCCTTGGTCGTCGGCGATTCTAAGACCGGCCAAATCGACAAGATAGACGGTCCGTATTATTTCTTTAAATTGCTGCAAAGACTTCGTAATCGTATACCGCAGTGGGTACCACTGATCGGCATTGAAGGCGGACAAATGAATATTGTCCCCGTTGACTATGTTGCTGATGCAATGGATTTCTTATCGCACAAGGCTGGCTTAGATGGCCGCTGCTTCCACTTAGTCAATACCGAGTCACAGCTAGTGGGTGAGGTTTTAAATATTTTCTCGAAAGCCGCCCATGCACCCCGCTTTGCAATGCGTATTGATATGCGGATGTTTGCCTTCATTCCAGCATCAATTCTTAATCTAGTGAAAGGGCTGCCACCTGTTCGCAGAATAATAAATGCCATTCTCGCTGATTATCAGATTCCACAAGACGCCGTGAGCTTTATGAATATGCCCACTCGTTTTGATACTCGCGAGACGCTTAAGGCATTGAAAGGCAGCGGAATCGCACCCCCAGCGTTAGAAGACTATGCGCATGTCATCTGGGATTACTGGGAGCGCAATCTCGATCCAGATCTATTTGAAGATCGCTCGCTGCGAGGCAATGTAAAAGACAAAGTTATTGTTATTACCGGCGCGTCATCAGGTATTGGTAAAGCGGCGGCAATTAAATTGGCAGCGGCCGGCGGTAAAGTCGTCTTAGTCGCACGCTCTCTTGAAAAGCTGGAAGAGACTCAAAAGGAAATAGCTGACAAAGGTGGCTCTAGCTATGCTTATAGCTGTGATGTATCCGACTTGGAGTCCTGCGACAAATTAGTCGCCACGGTGCTGGAAAATCATGGCCAGGTGGATGTACTTGTTAATAACGCGGGCCGCTCAATACGGCGCTCACTGGAATTAACGTTTGATCGCTTCCACGACTTTGAACGCACTATGCAGCTGAACTATTTTGGCGCTATTCGTTTAATTATGGGACTGGCTCCGTCAATGCTAGAGCGCAAAGTTGGTCACGTGATTAATATCTCGTCGATTGCGGTCATAGTTGGCACCTCACCGCGCTTTTCGGCATATGCCGCCTCTAAATCGGCTTTAGATGCTTTTTCTAAGGCAGCTGCAGCTGAGTTCTCTGACCGGAATATCGCGTTCACAACGATTAATATGCCACTGGTTAGAACACCGATGATTGGGCCAACATCGATCTATAACTCGGTGCCAACACTGTCTCCGGAAGAAGCGGCAGACATGATTTGTAGCGCCATTATTCGCAGACCGAAACGCATAGCTACGGGCCTTGGCATTACCATGCAAGTCCTTAACGCAATTATGCCAAAGGCGGTGGAGATCACTATGAATATGGTTTTCCGCACATTCCCAGACTCTTCAGCAGCCAAGGGCGACGGTGAAGAAATCAAGACCGAGGCGTCTACCGAGCAAATTGCACTGGCGGCCGTTTTAAAAGGCATTCACGTCTAG
- a CDS encoding DUF3094 family protein encodes MSFVIASGEMMENEHNKLYPEDQAKVDAFLNQGYNNVERKPYRPLKLLGILLIMVTTISVGALVLASLSGIH; translated from the coding sequence ATGTCATTTGTAATCGCGAGTGGTGAAATGATGGAAAACGAACATAATAAGTTGTATCCAGAAGACCAGGCTAAGGTAGACGCCTTTTTGAATCAGGGATATAACAATGTTGAGCGTAAGCCATACCGCCCCCTCAAATTACTGGGTATTTTGTTAATTATGGTGACCACTATTTCAGTCGGTGCATTGGTTCTTGCGTCGCTTAGCGGTATCCATTAA
- a CDS encoding acyl-CoA dehydrogenase C-terminal domain-containing protein, giving the protein MPDYKAPLRDMQFVLHEVFKAEQLWETMPAMEEVNRELADAILEEGAKINESLVAPLSQSGHEEGVKWTDGVVTTPKGYPEAFRQLAEGGWGGLSGAPEYGGQTMPKMLVLLFEEMLYSSNIAMGLYLTLTSGAALAISSHATEELKSKFLPNMYSGKWAGAMCLTESHAGTDLGMIRTKAEPLADGSYSISGTKIFITGGDHDLTENIIHLVLAKLPDAPAGSKGISLFLVPKMKVNDDGSSGENNGVHCGSIEHKMGINASATCVMNFDGAQGYLIGEINRGLQGMFTMMNYERLSVGIQGLSAAEAAYQWSSIYARERIQSRAPSGPVNSAAAADPIVVHPDVRRMLLTQKAYVEAGRAFAVYVGKQLDEAKFSSGEAKAKADGMVELLTPVAKAFITDKGLEGTIAGQQIFGGHGYIREWGMEQLVRDVRISQIYEGTNGIQALDLMGRKIAANGGRNLNVLIAEMREFSASAAAVSGMDEFLNPLNESVDNLESLAEFVLSQAQGGDANAIGAASVEFLHVMGFTLYTYMWAMMTRAVLNGDSQQGDAFGQAKLHTARFFIQRLLPQAKGLTESIRNGSASLMDIPEEAFA; this is encoded by the coding sequence ATGCCTGACTACAAAGCCCCCCTCCGTGATATGCAGTTCGTTTTACACGAAGTTTTTAAGGCGGAACAGCTCTGGGAAACCATGCCCGCAATGGAAGAGGTTAACCGCGAACTCGCTGACGCTATCCTCGAAGAAGGCGCAAAGATCAACGAGTCTTTGGTGGCGCCGCTTAGCCAATCAGGGCACGAAGAGGGCGTTAAATGGACTGATGGTGTTGTGACTACACCTAAAGGCTATCCAGAGGCGTTTCGCCAATTGGCCGAAGGCGGTTGGGGTGGATTATCGGGCGCTCCGGAGTATGGCGGCCAGACCATGCCTAAGATGTTGGTTTTGCTGTTTGAAGAAATGCTGTACTCCTCAAACATCGCGATGGGTTTGTATTTAACGCTTACCTCTGGCGCGGCGTTGGCGATATCGAGTCATGCGACAGAAGAGCTAAAGAGTAAGTTCTTGCCCAATATGTACTCGGGCAAGTGGGCAGGCGCGATGTGCTTAACCGAGAGCCACGCCGGTACCGACCTAGGCATGATTCGCACAAAAGCCGAGCCGCTTGCCGATGGCAGCTACAGTATTAGTGGCACCAAGATTTTCATTACCGGTGGCGATCACGATTTAACCGAAAATATTATTCATTTGGTGTTGGCAAAGTTGCCGGATGCGCCTGCTGGGTCTAAGGGTATTTCCTTGTTTCTAGTTCCGAAGATGAAGGTTAATGACGACGGTAGCAGCGGTGAGAATAACGGTGTTCACTGCGGTAGCATCGAACACAAAATGGGTATTAACGCCTCTGCAACGTGTGTGATGAATTTTGATGGCGCGCAGGGCTATCTTATTGGCGAGATTAATCGTGGTTTGCAGGGTATGTTTACCATGATGAACTACGAGCGCCTGTCTGTTGGTATTCAAGGGCTTAGCGCGGCAGAGGCGGCCTATCAGTGGTCATCAATTTATGCCCGCGAGCGTATTCAAAGCCGGGCGCCTTCTGGCCCAGTGAACAGTGCTGCAGCAGCAGATCCGATTGTTGTGCACCCCGATGTGCGGCGCATGCTGTTAACACAAAAGGCTTACGTTGAGGCCGGTCGCGCCTTTGCAGTCTATGTTGGTAAGCAGCTCGATGAAGCGAAGTTTTCTAGTGGTGAGGCTAAGGCCAAGGCAGATGGAATGGTCGAGTTACTCACTCCGGTTGCTAAAGCTTTTATAACCGACAAGGGCCTTGAAGGCACTATTGCGGGCCAGCAGATATTTGGTGGCCACGGGTATATTCGTGAATGGGGCATGGAGCAATTAGTGCGCGACGTGCGTATTAGCCAAATTTATGAAGGCACAAATGGGATTCAGGCGCTTGATTTAATGGGGCGTAAGATAGCTGCAAATGGCGGACGGAATCTCAATGTGCTGATTGCTGAAATGCGGGAATTCTCTGCGTCAGCCGCCGCGGTTAGTGGTATGGATGAGTTCTTAAATCCATTAAATGAGTCCGTTGACAACCTTGAGTCGCTAGCCGAGTTCGTTTTGTCACAAGCCCAAGGCGGTGATGCAAATGCCATTGGCGCCGCATCTGTCGAGTTCCTGCATGTTATGGGCTTCACCCTGTACACATATATGTGGGCGATGATGACGCGCGCGGTCCTAAATGGCGATAGCCAGCAAGGTGATGCGTTTGGACAGGCTAAGTTGCATACGGCGCGGTTCTTTATTCAGCGTTTGCTGCCACAGGCGAAGGGCTTAACTGAGTCAATTCGCAATGGCAGCGCCAGCTTAATGGATATTCCAGAGGAAGCCTTCGCTTAA
- a CDS encoding acyl-CoA dehydrogenase C-terminal domain-containing protein — MPQYTAPLRDINFVLKDVLNSDKHFASLATREEVSEDLMDAIISEGAKFSENVLSPLNQIGDQQGCTWSESGVTTPDGFKEAYKQFAEGGWTSMTANTEFGGQGLPNSLGLVVTEMVSSACWSWGMYTGLSQSAARLLETYASDELQATYLPKMTDGTWGGTMCLTESHCGSDLGLLRTKAEMNADGSYNVTGTKIFISGGEHDMMENIVHLVLARVEGAPAGTKGISLFVVPKFLPDENGEVGERNGVHCGSIEHKMGIKASATCVMNFDSAKSFLVGEENRGLNAMFHMMNSARLGTALQGLSAGEASFQGALAYARDRLQMRSLTGPKNPDGPADPLIVHADVRRMLLTQKAFAEGSRAFIYWVAQLVDTFYFSGDEEERRKAEELSELLTPIAKAFVTETGLESANYGMQVFGGHGFISEWGMEQIVRDLRIATLYEGTTGIQALDLLGRKVMGSGGKQLMVFTKVIHQFCKDQKDKPGMAPFIEKLSTLNAEWGDITGKLGEKAMSNADEVGAASVDYLMYAGYVSLAYMWARMASVALDGDADDAFLKAKVQTAHFYYQRILPRTESHKLAMLNGADSLMAMSEDAFAF, encoded by the coding sequence ATGCCCCAATACACAGCTCCACTTCGCGATATCAATTTTGTACTAAAAGACGTACTTAACAGCGATAAACACTTTGCCAGTCTTGCTACCCGTGAAGAGGTAAGTGAGGACTTAATGGACGCCATCATTTCTGAAGGCGCCAAATTTTCTGAAAATGTACTTTCGCCGTTAAACCAAATTGGCGATCAACAAGGCTGTACGTGGTCTGAATCTGGCGTGACTACGCCGGACGGGTTCAAAGAAGCCTATAAGCAATTTGCCGAGGGTGGCTGGACTTCGATGACCGCCAATACTGAGTTTGGTGGCCAAGGTCTGCCTAACTCCCTCGGTTTGGTTGTGACTGAAATGGTGAGCTCTGCCTGTTGGTCTTGGGGCATGTACACCGGCTTGTCACAGTCAGCGGCACGCTTGCTGGAAACCTATGCTAGCGATGAGCTGCAGGCAACCTACCTTCCAAAAATGACTGATGGTACTTGGGGCGGCACAATGTGCTTGACTGAGTCTCATTGCGGGTCTGACCTTGGCTTATTGCGCACCAAAGCGGAAATGAATGCCGATGGCAGCTATAACGTAACCGGGACTAAGATCTTTATCTCTGGTGGTGAGCACGACATGATGGAGAATATTGTCCATCTGGTACTGGCCCGTGTAGAAGGCGCACCTGCGGGCACGAAAGGCATCTCTTTGTTCGTTGTGCCCAAGTTCTTGCCAGACGAGAACGGTGAAGTGGGTGAGCGTAACGGCGTTCACTGCGGCAGTATCGAACACAAAATGGGTATCAAAGCATCAGCAACCTGTGTGATGAACTTCGATAGCGCCAAAAGTTTCTTAGTCGGTGAAGAAAATCGCGGCTTGAACGCGATGTTCCACATGATGAACTCGGCTCGCCTTGGCACGGCACTTCAGGGCTTGTCTGCCGGTGAAGCGTCGTTTCAAGGTGCTCTGGCTTATGCTCGCGATCGTTTGCAGATGCGTTCATTGACCGGTCCTAAAAATCCGGATGGTCCCGCTGATCCCTTAATTGTGCACGCAGATGTTCGTCGTATGCTGTTAACGCAAAAAGCCTTTGCAGAAGGCAGTCGCGCATTTATTTATTGGGTTGCGCAGCTAGTTGATACCTTTTACTTCTCTGGTGATGAAGAAGAGCGCCGTAAAGCGGAAGAGCTTTCTGAACTGCTAACGCCAATTGCAAAAGCGTTTGTGACCGAAACCGGTCTGGAATCAGCAAATTACGGTATGCAGGTATTTGGTGGTCACGGTTTCATTTCTGAGTGGGGTATGGAGCAAATCGTACGTGATTTACGGATTGCTACGCTTTACGAAGGTACCACCGGCATTCAAGCTTTGGACCTACTTGGTCGTAAAGTAATGGGTAGTGGCGGCAAGCAGTTGATGGTGTTTACCAAGGTCATTCACCAATTCTGCAAAGATCAAAAAGATAAGCCTGGTATGGCACCGTTTATCGAAAAACTGTCAACACTGAATGCGGAGTGGGGTGATATCACCGGTAAATTAGGTGAGAAGGCCATGAGCAATGCAGATGAAGTTGGCGCAGCATCGGTTGATTACTTGATGTACGCAGGCTATGTGTCCTTGGCATATATGTGGGCCCGTATGGCGTCTGTTGCCCTAGACGGCGATGCTGATGATGCTTTCCTTAAAGCGAAGGTCCAAACTGCACACTTTTATTATCAGCGAATTTTACCTAGGACTGAGTCACATAAATTGGCGATGCTTAACGGCGCCGACAGTTTGATGGCAATGTCTGAAGACGCCTTCGCGTTTTAG